A window of uncultured Gellertiella sp. genomic DNA:
TCAGCCGGTCGAGCTGGTAATCCACGGCCTCCACCGCATCGCCACGCACCAGCCAGATGACCTCCATGTCGGTGCGATCCACCGAACGCGGCATGAAGCGATACATCATCCCGTGATCGGGATAGGCGAGGAAATTGCTGGTCGGACCGCAATCGTTGAAGGTCACGCCGCCGTCATACCCGGTAAAGCGTCCCATCAGGGGAGCGAGCGGCTTGCCATCCTCGCTGCCGGTCACGCAATCGGCCTCGAGCGGCGAGCGATAGCAGTCAGCGGGTTCCTCGCCCGGCGCATTCAGCGGGGCGAGGTGGTCCATCTCCTCGAAGGTGATCCCCATCGCCGCCGCTTTCGCCGTCATCCGTTCGATCAGTTCGGGATCGCCATGCAGGCTGCGGGCGGTGGCATGGGCGCGGGAAAACTCCACATGGGCGGGGCTGCAATGGTAGCATTCCCAATAGTTCTCCAGCACCAGCTTCCAGTTGGCGTCGATCGTATAGGACTGGCGATGCGCAACCCTGGCATCTTTCCAGCCATATTGCCCGACCCCCGCCGCAAGTGCCCGGCGCAGATGGCCAAGACCCGGCGGCACGGCCGCAAAGCAGATGAACACCAGCCCCTCGATCACCTCGAGATGCACCTGCTTCAGCCCGTAATCGTCGCGCGACGACCCTTCCGGAAATTGCCGTGCCACCTTCAGCTGGCCATCCGTATCGTAGAACCAGGCATGATAGGGACAGACGAAGCCGCCGCGCGTACTGCCTGCCTGCTCGGTGCAGACCCGCGAACCGCGATGGCGGCAGACATTCAGCAGCGCCCGCAGCTGATTGTCCTTGCCCCGCACGATGATCACCGATTCGCGGCCGATCTCGATGGTGAAGAAATCGCCCGGATTGGCGACGCTGCTTGCATGCCCGGCACAGTGCCAGTGACCCAGCACCATCCGCTCCATGTCCCGCTCGAAAATGCCGGGATCATTGTAGAAACACTGGCTGAGCGAATGCCCCGGCACCTGCGCCGCAATCAGCGCCGCCAGACTTTCCCGCCGTCCCGCCCTGGATTCCACCACCATATCCACCGCATTCAATCCCATATCCCGCTCCTCCCAAAACTGTTGGTCTCGCAAAAAAGCTATGGCAAATAACGGAAAGAGGCAAGCGTATTGAATGAACGTTCAGACAATTTGTCAGGCGCGGGCGGAGGGCAGCGGGGATGGAAGGGACGCATGTGCTCGTGTGGTAGAGGCGGATTTTTATTTGCCGAGCTGGGCGATGGACCACATCTGGAGCGAAAGGGCGCACCTTTTGAAACCAAAGGTGTCCACGTGACTATAAAGGGTTTGGATATCGGATCTGAAAAATGTATGTTTTGATAGGTTACAGTCATTGAGAATTGGTGAGATGCGCAAACTCCTAACACTCGATGGAATCGAAAATCTTGCGGACCTAAATCGCCTAGAAATAGTAAATTGCAAACGTATCGGGGATATAAGTCAAGTTTCAGCGTTAAGAAATTTGGAACTTCTGAGCGTCAGTAACTGCGGGGATATAGATAGTTTGAAACCATTGCGAGGTTTGAGTAAGCTAAAAACCGTTATATTTTACGAATCAACTAACATAGTTGACGGCGATCTAGAGCCAATATTCTAAAACGAAAATATTTGTGGTGTGTCTTTTCAAAATCGGCGTCATTACACGCGAAAAAGAGAAGACTTCAAAGGTTATAATAAAGCCCGATGACGGCGCAAATGCTCAATAGCGGCCTTCCCTATGATCTGGAGTTTGTCAGGGACAAATACAATCCGGTTTTCCCGAAAAAACAAACGGAAACAAAGGGCCCTGGAAGCGACCGTAACGCAAGTCTCCAAAATCAATTCCTGCAAGACCGCATAAATAATGCAATCCACGCGCCGCATATCACACTATTTCAAGAAAAAATGGTAGCGGGAGAGGGACTCGAACCCCCGACACGCGGATTATGATTCCTCATGTCGAGAAATCGACCACTTGCCAAGAAAGTTTACAAGTCCTGCATTCACCATACCTCCACCTCAGATAATTCATATTTCTCAATATGTTATCAACAGTTACGCGCGGCTTGCATGTTTCAGACATGTGAGTCAGGCTAGCTGCTACCTGCTCTTGTAAACTAATTTGCGAACGGTATGGGAGCGGTATAGATTTTTGCTGCGGTATAGAGTGAGGCAACGGCATGGCGACCGAGAAACTGATCATCGGAGACGCAGAGGTTAATAGAGCAATCAAGATGGCCATGGCAGGTGAAACCCCCGACGGCAAGATTTTCGTCTTTACGGACGCGAAGCAGACGGGTCTGGGGCTGCGGGTACAGAGTAGGACAGCTTCTTGGGTAGTGAAACTAGGGAACCACACCACCACCATCGGATACGTTCACCGGAAGCAGGGGGACACAAAGCGCGTCATTACCGCGATGAAGTCTGTCAGGGATCTCGCGAAAACGGTCCTCGATCTGCTGGAGCATGACCCTGACAAAGTCGAGCCGTTTCTCGGCGCCTATTGGGCAGGACAGAAGAAAGCCGACGCGCTGCAGGCCGTTCACAAGACGGCCGACACTTGGACACTCCGTCAATGTGTGGAAGCGACGATAGATGGGAAGTCGGCTGTCGATGCGAAGACACGTATCACGCCGAACACGATCAAGGATTACAAGAACACGTTTGAAAAAGGCTGCTTCCAGAAAGTCCTCGACAAGCCTGCCGTTCTCCTCACGCGCGGCGACATCGAGGGCGTCCGCGACTACGTGAAGAAACACATCGGCACCAGTCCGGCGGTGAAGGTCATCACCTACACCCGCGCTGTCCTCGACTACTGCGCCAAGAACCATGCCGGGCAGTCGGGTCTTGAGAAGGTGGATCCGTGGTGGCGGTTCTTGAACGCGCCGTTTAAGATCAAACCGCGAGAGCGCAGGCCTGACGTCGAGAACGTAGTCAAAACGCTCCTGATTGCCGAAGAGTATCTCACAAAGCCCTTGCCTGGCCGCGCGATCCAGACCGCAGGCGTCAGCCCCGGCACGCTTGCTGGCCTCTGGTGGCTCGTCCTGACCTGCCAGAGAGCGACTGCGGGCATGTCCCTTCTTGCTCACGACGTCGTTTCTGACACCCAGTCGGATGATTTCATGATGGCGGCGTGGGCAGAGGACGTCATGAAAGCGGGACAAGCCCACGTCCTGCCGATTCCGGTCCGTGCATGGCAGCACATCGACCGCTTCCGTGATCAGGGCCGTCACGCGGGATCCCAACAACGGGCTTTCCCGAGCGAACGCAAGCCCGGCGTCCACGCGACGTCTTCAGGGGTGTACCGGATCCTCTACCGTCTCGCCGGTCGCGACGAAGTCGTACAGAAGTCCAGCAAGAGCGCGTTTGAACGGACGAGCCGGAGAGATCTGCTTGACGAAGCAGGAATAGGTTGGTGGTCGTTGCACGATATCCGGCGTACGCTCACCGCCGTCCTCGACGAACACGGCATTCCCGGCGGCGCTACCGTCATCCTCGCTCACGACATCCACGAAAAAGAGGCGCTGGCCGTCGGAGCCACGGAACGGGAGCGTGAGGATTTCGCTCGCCTGCGAACCGCGCGGATTACCAAAATGGCATATGGCGGCAGTCAGTACATCGCGCTAAAGAAAGAAGCGATGCGGATCTGGTGCGACGTCGTCCTCGACGAGTACGAGCGGCAGAAGGCCAAGAAGAAACTGTCGCAGGCGGCCTAAAGCATGTCGTCATTTATCTGATTCAGCTTCCCAAATCGGCGTGATCGTGATTCCCTTCTTTTGGAAGGGAGAAAGTCATGGGTAAATCGCATCCTGTTGAACTCCGGGAGCGGGTGATCGCTTTTGTCGAAGAGGGTCGGTCTCACCGGGAAGCGGCCCGGCATTTTCGGGTTTCGCCGCGCTTCGTGAACAACCTTGTGATCCTGAAGCGCGAGACGGCATCGCTCTCGCCACGACGCCAGGGGCATGTCGGTGGCGGGAAGCTCGCGGATCATCACGCCTTCGTGGCGGCGCGCATGGCTGAAAACGGCGACCTGACGCTCGACGCGCTTTGCCTCGATCTTGCCGGACGCGGCGTCGTCGTCCATCGTTCCAGCGTTGGAAAGCTTCTCCACCGGCTCGGCCTCAGCCATAAAAAAAACTCTGCGGGCAAGCGAGCAGCATCGAACGGAGGTCGCAAGGGCGCGTGACCTGTGGACGCAACGCCGCAAGCCCTTCCTCGACAAGGCATTGGCACGGCTCATCTTCATCGACGAGACATCGACCAACACGAAGCTGACCAAGCGCTCCGGCTGGTCACCGCGCGGCCAGCGCTACCGCACCCATGCCCCCTTCGGTGCCTGGAAATCCCAGACCTTCATCGCCGGCTTGCGATGTCATGGAATGGTAGCTCCATGGATCATCGACAGGCCGATGAACCGGCGCATCTTCGAGGCCTGGATCGAAACTCAACTCGTCCCGACACTCGCCAAGGGCGATGTTGTCATCCTCGACAACGTCGCCTTCCACAAAAGTCCCCGCGCCGAGCAACTCGTCAGGCAAAAGGGAGCTTGGCTGCTCTTCCTCCCACCTTACAGCCCGGACCTCAATCCCATCGAAATGGCGTTCTCCAAACTCAAGACCTTGCTGCGAAAACGCGCCGCACGAACCTTCGATGCCCTCTCAACAGCCCTCGGCGAAATATGCGATCTCTTCTCCGTCCAGGAATGCAGAAACTACTTCAAAGCCGCAGGATATGAGGCTAATTAATGGAGACATGCTTTATCTCTCACGGACGGCGACCTCGCGCTGCTCGCGGCGTCGAGCCACGAAGCCTGCAAGCAATCGCTCTCAGCGCGGAAAGTCGTCGTGAACGTCCGGCGGCTGCGCGAACGGCAGGAAGCGGATGCTAAAAATCCGGCACCTCTTTTGCAGATCCCGGATGACGAAAGCGAAGACAAGTGGCGGCATATTTCAGACGTCATCCGCGGGCAGTATCCGTCACTCTTCGGAGACGGCGGACCGGCACTCAAGCCTCGTCGCCACGCATGACAATCGCAAGCCGCCAGGTGACCTCTGGCGGCTTTTGTATTCGCGCAGGCGGATCGCATGGAAAAGGTCCGGGTACTCATGCATGATGTCGCCGTGCCGGTCGACGAGGCCTTCGTCGCTGAGGTCGATCCGCTCGATCATGCCGATGCCTTCTGCCCCCGCATGCGGTCGATGTGAGCCTGCCGCTGCGCGAGCGCGGTGCGTAGCCGCCGGACTTCTGCTTCGAGCGATGCCACGTGCCGTACCGCGCGGATTGCGACCCGGCCAAGTTCGTCTGCGCGGCCGCGGGCTTCGGTCAGTTCGCATGCGTATTTGAATGCAGCTCGCTCTTCCCGGCGGGCTTCGGCAGCTTGGCGGCCCGCTGCCGCTGCGTCGGCGAATGAATTGACGAGGTAACTTGTGAGAAGAGTAAGCTCGCCTGCCGCGCGACCGGCCGGATCTCGGCTGTCAAAAATCGTCATGCCCATACGCAATACCTCCTGTTCACGGGAGGTCATACGATCGGGACCCGGAGTCGACGTCAACGCAGCTCCGGGGAATTCCTCTTAAGGCGGTTAACATTTCACTGATATTTCAGTGAAAACTAGATGCAAGCGAATTCGCTTGAGTTCAATCGGCAGCGGTCGCACATCCGGTGCCCGGCATGCTCGGATCGGATCGGGCGGCGACATGTAATGCAAGGCCTCGTCGTGGCACGCGCAGCACGATCCGACGCCCGGACGCCGAGACGCGACGCCATCGTTTCCAGCGCTTTCTTCGATCTCCCCGTGATCTGGACATCTTTCACCGGAACCCCGGCGGCGAGCCCGGCAACGAGCAAGTCGAGTTCGGTCTGGCTCCAAGTGCGCAAGTTCGGGTAATAGTCAGAAGAACGCCGGGGGTGGTGCTTGTCGGTCAGATTGAGACGGCACGCGCGCGTCTGGATCGAGGACGACGAGCGGTGCGGCAGCCAGACGTCGACCGTACGCTTTCCCGCTGCGAGCTGGTCACGAATGAGCTGATCTTCGTCTGGTGTCCAAGTTTTATGTCCAGCTACCGTCGTCTGCATTCGATCTCTCCGTATGTAGAGAGATCATGTGACATCGGCCTGCCGGCCGCAACGTGGCTTCATCTTGGGAGGGACTGGTAGTCGAGACGATTGCCATGCCGATTCTGGCACCCAGTGCACCGCAGGCGTTCTTGGATGGCGAGTAAGGATACAGTTGCGTGTTTCACAAATTCCGGGACAGTGATTCCGGTAATTAGCGGGGCGTTCTCTGATTTGAAGTGCAACAGGCATCCGTTTAAAGGATGCCGTTATGGGTCAGCATTATCAGCATTTTAGCGCTTTTGAGCGCAACTTTCTCCAGAGCCGTTTGAATATGGGCAACACGCAGGCGTGGATCGCTCTGGCTCTTGGCCGGTCGCGATCGACTGTGTCTCGGGAGGTTCGCCGCAACGCGCCGCCAGCGTCGCCTTCTCACTCATGCTATGACGCGGGCATTGCTTCCAGAGCCTCTTTGTCGCGCCGCCGTCGCGGACTGGTCAGGCTTGCGGAAGGGACGGCCTTGCGGGAGACTGTTTTCAGGCAGATACGTCTGGGCTGGTCCCCGCAGCAGATTTCCGGCAGGTTAAAGCACATGGACGAGCCCGAGACAGTGGCGCACGAGACGATTTACCGGGCGATCTACATCCTGCCGAAAGGCGAATTGCGCAAGCAACTCATAGGCTTGCTTCGACAGGGGCATAAATTGCGCCGCCCCCGCGCTCAAGGCAAGGACCGGCGCGGCAGCCTGCCTGGCATGGTGTCGGTGCATGCGCGTCCGGCGTCCGTGCTGACCCGTGAACTGCCCGGCGACTGGGAGGGTGACCTGATCAAGGGCGCCGGAAATGCCAGTTGCATCGGCACGCTGGCCGAACGCAAAACCCGCTATGTCATTCTGACGAAGATGAAGGATGCCAGCGCGGATGCAGCACTTGCCGGGTTCTCGCGCGGCCTGTCGCGTGTCCCTCAAGCGATGCGCACCAGCATGACCTACGACCAGGGAAAAGAAATGGCTCAGCACACCGAGCTGGCTAAGCGGCTGAATATAAAAGTATATTTCTGCGATCCGCATAGCCCGTGGCAGCGACCCACCAACGAAAATACCAATGGCCTGATCCGCCAGTATCTGCCAAAAGGCATCGATCTCAGCATCTACTCCCAGAAGGACCTCGACAAAATCGCCGACAGCCTCAATAATCGACCAAGACAAACACTCGGATTCAG
This region includes:
- a CDS encoding aromatic ring-hydroxylating dioxygenase subunit alpha, translating into MGLNAVDMVVESRAGRRESLAALIAAQVPGHSLSQCFYNDPGIFERDMERMVLGHWHCAGHASSVANPGDFFTIEIGRESVIIVRGKDNQLRALLNVCRHRGSRVCTEQAGSTRGGFVCPYHAWFYDTDGQLKVARQFPEGSSRDDYGLKQVHLEVIEGLVFICFAAVPPGLGHLRRALAAGVGQYGWKDARVAHRQSYTIDANWKLVLENYWECYHCSPAHVEFSRAHATARSLHGDPELIERMTAKAAAMGITFEEMDHLAPLNAPGEEPADCYRSPLEADCVTGSEDGKPLAPLMGRFTGYDGGVTFNDCGPTSNFLAYPDHGMMYRFMPRSVDRTDMEVIWLVRGDAVEAVDYQLDRLTWLWHVTSLADKRIIDLNQQGVSSAYYQPGPYTEMECWTQRFVEWYLAEIS
- a CDS encoding IS630 family transposase (programmed frameshift), translating into MGKSHPVELRERVIAFVEEGRSHREAARHFRVSPRFVNNLVILKRETASLSPRRQGHVGGGKLADHHAFVAARMAENGDLTLDALCLDLAGRGVVVHRSSVGKLLHRLGLSHKKTLRASEQHRTEVARARDLWTQRRKPFLDKALARLIFIDETSTNTKLTKRSGWSPRGQRYRTHAPFGAWKSQTFIAGLRCHGMVAPWIIDRPMNRRIFEAWIETQLVPTLAKGDVVILDNVAFHKSPRAEQLVRQKGAWLLFLPPYSPDLNPIEMAFSKLKTLLRKRAARTFDALSTALGEICDLFSVQECRNYFKAAGYEAN
- a CDS encoding IS30 family transposase, producing the protein MGQHYQHFSAFERNFLQSRLNMGNTQAWIALALGRSRSTVSREVRRNAPPASPSHSCYDAGIASRASLSRRRRGLVRLAEGTALRETVFRQIRLGWSPQQISGRLKHMDEPETVAHETIYRAIYILPKGELRKQLIGLLRQGHKLRRPRAQGKDRRGSLPGMVSVHARPASVLTRELPGDWEGDLIKGAGNASCIGTLAERKTRYVILTKMKDASADAALAGFSRGLSRVPQAMRTSMTYDQGKEMAQHTELAKRLNIKVYFCDPHSPWQRPTNENTNGLIRQYLPKGIDLSIYSQKDLDKIADSLNNRPRQTLGFRTPLEAYQTEISNQPVALQK